The genomic interval ATGGGCAACCCGCTGACGGACGAGGAATGGCTTCACGCGCATCGCCAGCTGGTGACGCTGAACGACGTGACCGAGGGCATGGTCTATCTGCAGGTGACGCGCGGCAATCCCGGCGACCGCGATTTCGCCTATCCGCCCGAGGACACGCCGCAGACCGTTGTGATGTTCACCCAGTCCAAGCCCGGCCTCGCCGCCAATCCGCAGGCGAGAACCGGCCTCCGGGTGATCTCGATCCCCGACCTGCGCTGGCACCGGCGCGACATCAAGACGGTGCAGCTGCTCTATCCCTCGATGGCCAAGATGGAGGCCAAGGCCAGGGGCGCCGACGACGCCTGGCTGGTCGAGGACGGCTTCGTGACCGAGGGCACCTCGAACAACACCTATATCGTCAAGGACGGCAAGATCGTCACCCGCCAGCTGTCGAACGACATCCTGCACGGCATCACCCGCGCCTCGCTGCTGCGCTATGCCGCCGAGGCGCAGATGCAGATCGAGGAACGCCCCTTCACCATCGAAGAGGCGCAGGCCGCGGACGAGGCCTTCTTCACCTCGGCCTCGGCCTTCGTGCTGCCGGTGGTCGAGATCGACGGCGTGAAGCTGGGCCAGGGCACGCCCGGCCCGGTGGCGACCCGCCTGCGCGAACTTTATCTGGAGGAATCGCTGAAGACGGCGGTCTGAGCCGCGGCCAGCGGAAACCCAAGGGGCGCGCGGGACAGCCCGCGCGCCCCTTCGCGTTCCCTCCCCCCAG from Paracoccus sp. MA carries:
- a CDS encoding D-amino-acid transaminase, yielding MTRTVYLNGDYLPETEARVSIFDRGFVMGDGVYEVTSVLDGKLLDFAGHMKRLTRSLAELGMGNPLTDEEWLHAHRQLVTLNDVTEGMVYLQVTRGNPGDRDFAYPPEDTPQTVVMFTQSKPGLAANPQARTGLRVISIPDLRWHRRDIKTVQLLYPSMAKMEAKARGADDAWLVEDGFVTEGTSNNTYIVKDGKIVTRQLSNDILHGITRASLLRYAAEAQMQIEERPFTIEEAQAADEAFFTSASAFVLPVVEIDGVKLGQGTPGPVATRLRELYLEESLKTAV